A DNA window from Scylla paramamosain isolate STU-SP2022 chromosome 10, ASM3559412v1, whole genome shotgun sequence contains the following coding sequences:
- the LOC135104213 gene encoding putative inactive carboxylesterase 4 isoform X2 — protein sequence MIPVITIVAALVALTAAAQPSPLVTLKQGTILGSREKTINGRVYYSFKTIPYARPPVGSLRLKNPEPAPEWNGVRNGSQPFPMCPQSPIFLMSDSVVGQEDCLYLNVYTPRPYKSNLPVMVFIHGGAFKIGSAMNSATPSPLMQKDVVVVSMNYRLGALGFLSTGDSVLPGNLGLKDQTLALQWVQDNINELGGDPKQVTIFGISAGGVLSHLHILSPSSEGLFQRAILQSGTALMAGSYVPAKKGAISISKALNCTGEKSQQLLACFMNASVENLVKAQSSLTEWFDLPFTVGVQVDGTFLPDYPAVLLKSGRYNKVDVMIGWTKDDGNFITTGLFSKKGEEELSQLNENFQKVGPIIFSLTEEQDPVYLAQRMLFQYIDDVNVTLDNEAAFTNLLTDFLFVKPGVQSADIHAKTPDKKTFMYKLEHCLEKSLFHVLTNTSIKRKSEESERERPFPFWLVAQEGVSMVL from the exons ATGATACCAGTAATTACAATAGTGGCGGCATTAGTGGCCTTGACCGCGGCCGCGCAGCCATCGCCACTAGTGACGCTTAAGCAAGGCACCATCCTGGGATCACGAGAAAAGACCATCAACGGCCGAGTGTACTACTCCTTCAAGACCATTCCCTATGCCAGGCCACCCGTTGGATCCCTCAGACTCAAG AATCCCGAGCCGGCACCCGAGTGGAACGGCGTCAGGAACGGCTCACAACCCTTTCCGATGTGTCCACAGTCTCCCATCTTCCTTATGAGTGATTCTGTCGTGGGCCAAGAAGACTGTCTTTACCTCAATGTCTATACACCAAGG CCGTACAAGTCGAACCTGCCTGTCATGGTGTTCATTCACGGTGGTGCTTTCAAGATCGGATCAGCCATGAATTCTGCTACTCCATCGCCGTTAATGCAGAAAGACGTAGTGGTGGTCTCCATGAACTACCGCCTGGGCGCCCTTG GCTTCCTCTCAACGGGAGACAGTGTTTTGCCAGGAAATCTTGGTCTCAAGGACCAGACACTAGCCCTCCAGTGGGTGCAAGACAACATTAATGAGCTCGGCGGCGACCCCAAACAGGTCACCATATTTGGTATTAGTGCAGGAGGAGTCTTATCACACCTGCACATCCTCTCCCCGAGCTCAGAAG GGTTGTTCCAGAGAGCCATCCTGCAGTCAGGCACGGCACTAATGGCAGGAAGTTACGTTCCCGCTAAGAAGGGCGCCATCAGCATCAGCAAGGCACTCAACTGTACCGGCGAGAAAAGCCAGCAACTCTTGGCGTGTTTCATGAATGCATCTGTCGAGAACCTGGTGAAAGCCCAGAGCAGTTTGACT GAATGGTTCGATCTTCCTTTCACTGTGGGTGTCCAAGTGGACGGAACCTTCTTGCCTGACTACCCGGCCGTCCTACTCAAGTCTGGGCGGTACAACAAAGTAGATGTGATGATCGGATGGACTAAGGACGACGGTAACTTTATTACAACAG GTCTGTTCAGTAAGAAAGGCGAAGAAGAGTTGTCGCAATTAAACGAAAATTTTCAAAAAGTGGGGCCAATCATATTCTCGCTAACGGAGGAACAGGACCCCGTCTATCTGGCTCAGCGAATGTTGTTTCAATATATAGATGACGTCAACGTGACGCTGGACAACGAAGCTGCCTTCACCAAT CTTCTGACGGATTTCCTTTTCGTCAAACCTGGCGTACAATCAGCTGATATCCACGCTAAAACACCAGACAAGAAGACCTTCATGTACAAACTTGAACATTGCCTTGAGAAGTCGCTCTTTCACGTCCTAACAAACACTTCCATCAAGAGAAAAA GTGAGGAGAGCGAGCGGGAGAGGCCGTTTCCATTCTGGCTGGTGGCGCAAGAGGGAGTGTCCATGGTACTCTGA